A section of the Oscarella lobularis chromosome 15, ooOscLobu1.1, whole genome shotgun sequence genome encodes:
- the LOC136196143 gene encoding helix-loop-helix protein hlh-2-like isoform X1, with protein MRENTWNSNYLSANQMATTERSSFFDYAHVPAIYGNDDESSLHRVESRSHPNSASWSAVSENVFTYPATTTSGVVYPGSPTTNIQPNKARRTSCGFSAPEVAASDPMLGSSPQCIFTDDSQSQTMIDATTTSVDSSTLRSAAPPSSASYLARNHRVQIPAGIYSPPPPPPQFDADPRQFGARAYDPYQESSSYYNMSAPTAAPPPRYAPRHSPTDFTHNAGNPAAGSAGAAGVPAQYDLPPPPPPPHQDPFTNHHMTAVSTAPVAPPLAPHHHHTAPAVVAKQMSPVATGAHYSGPYPPTPTSAMDGPPDAWRPPYYKNHHQGSGLDQVLQSIGDFGSGYKPRPAMNPMSVPEPAMISGYEVSSADFGLAPSLPVSMETQGRNEAKAMPMQKVGSGEGIRKGSDVPPIRNHSASGRKRLGTGGGVDGTGGNNAIGPDDQQRVKQAKEQERRSANNARERIRVKDINEAFKELGRMCAMHLEADKAQTKLNILHQAVAVITNLENQVRDRNLNPKAACLKRREEERSIDMNRSMSDYPNDPDNEYPNGPTGL; from the exons aTGCGAGAAAACACTTGGAACAGCAA CTACCTATCAGCCAATCAAATGGCGACAACCGAACGCAGCTCCTTCTTCGACTACGCGCACGTTCCCGCG ATCtacggaaacgacgacgaatcgtcgttgcATCGCG tCGAGTCGCGATCGCATCCGAATTCGGCGTCGTGGTCGGCCGTTAGCGAAAATGTTTTT ACTTATCCGGCCACGACGACAAGTGGCGTCGTCTATCCGGGTTCGCCGACGACCAATATTCAACCGAATAAggctcgtcgaacgtcgtgcGGTTTTTCGGCTCCGGAGGTTGCGGCCTCCGATCCCATGCTCG GATCGTCTCCTCAGTGCATTTTTACCGACGACAGCCAATCGCAG ACAATGATCGATGCGACTACGACATCCGTTGACTCCTCGACGCTACGCTCGGCGGCGCCGCCATCATCGGCTTCTTATTTAG CGCGGAATCATCGAGTCCAAATTCCGGCCGGAATTTATTCCcctccgccaccgccacccCAATTCGACGCAGATCCGCGTCAATTCGGCGCGCGCGCCTACGATCCCTACCAAGAATCGTCGTCCTACTACAACATGAGCGCGCCGACGGCTGCGCCTCCGCCGCGCTACGCTCCCAGGCACTCGCCTACCGATTTCACTCATAATGCCGGTAACCCCGCCGCCGGCAGCGCAGGCGCGGCGGGCGTTCCGGCGCAATACGAtctaccgccgccgccgccgccgccgcaccAAGATCCCTTTACGA ACCATCACATGACTGCCGTTTCCACGGCGCCCGTTGCCCCGCCTCTCGCtcctcatcatcaccatACGGCGCCGGCTGTCGTCGCCAAACAAATGTCTCCCGTCGCGACGGGGGCG CATTATTCCGGTCCTTATCCTCCTACGCCGACGTCAGCTATGGATGGGCCCCCGGATGCTTGGCGACCTCCGTACTAC AAAAATCATCATCAAGGAAGTGGACTGGATCAAGTTCTACAGAGTATTGGAGACTTTGGGTCTGGGTATAAGCCAAGACCAGCTATGAATCCAATGTCCGTACCAGAACCAGCCATg attTCTGGTTATGAAGTATCCAGTGCTGATTTTGGCCTGGCGCCAAGTCTACCTGTTAGCATGGAAACGCAAGGAAGAAACGAGGCGAAAGCAATGCCCATGCAAAAAGTGGGAAGTGGAGAAGGAATTCGAAAGGGATCGGACGTTCCCCCAATAAGAAATCACAGCGCAAGCggaagaaaacgtcttgGAACTGGAGGAGGAGTAGACGGAACAGGAGGCAACAACGCAATCGGACCAGACGATCAACAACGCGTTAAACAGGCCAAAGaacaagagagaagaagtGCAAATAACGCCAGAGAAag GATTCGAGTAAAGGATATCAATGAAGCGTTTAAGGAATTGGGTCGCATGTGTGCCATGCATTTGGAAGCGGATAAAGCTCAGACGAAATTGAATATTCTACACCAAGCCGTAGCCGTAATAACAAATCTCGAAAATCAAGTCAGag ACCGTAATTTGAATCCGAAAGCGGCGTGTctaaaacgacgagaagaagagcgttCTATTGATATGAACAGGTCCATGTCTGACTATCCCAATGACCCGGATAATGAATACCCCAAcggcccaacgggtctctag
- the LOC136196143 gene encoding helix-loop-helix protein hlh-2-like isoform X3 yields MRENTWNSNYLSANQMATTERSSFFDYAHVPAIYGNDDESSLHRVESRSHPNSASWSAVSENVFTYPATTTSGVVYPGSPTTNIQPNKARRTSCGFSAPEVAASDPMLGSSPQCIFTDDSQSQTMIDATTTSVDSSTLRSAAPPSSASYLARNHRVQIPAGIYSPPPPPPQFDADPRQFGARAYDPYQESSSYYNMSAPTAAPPPRYAPRHSPTDFTHNAGNPAAGSAGAAGVPAQYDLPPPPPPPHQDPFTNHHMTAVSTAPVAPPLAPHHHHTAPAVVAKQMSPVATGAHYSGPYPPTPTSAMDGPPDAWRPPYYKNHHQGSGLDQVLQSIGDFGSGYKPRPAMNPMSVPEPAMISGYEVSSADFGLAPSLPVSMETQGRNEAKAMPMQKVGSGEGIRKGSDVPPIRNHSASGRKRLGTGGGVDGTGGNNAIGPDDQQRVKQAKEQERRSANNARERIRVKDINEAFKELGRMCAMHLEADKAQTKLNILHQAVAVITNLENQTVI; encoded by the exons aTGCGAGAAAACACTTGGAACAGCAA CTACCTATCAGCCAATCAAATGGCGACAACCGAACGCAGCTCCTTCTTCGACTACGCGCACGTTCCCGCG ATCtacggaaacgacgacgaatcgtcgttgcATCGCG tCGAGTCGCGATCGCATCCGAATTCGGCGTCGTGGTCGGCCGTTAGCGAAAATGTTTTT ACTTATCCGGCCACGACGACAAGTGGCGTCGTCTATCCGGGTTCGCCGACGACCAATATTCAACCGAATAAggctcgtcgaacgtcgtgcGGTTTTTCGGCTCCGGAGGTTGCGGCCTCCGATCCCATGCTCG GATCGTCTCCTCAGTGCATTTTTACCGACGACAGCCAATCGCAG ACAATGATCGATGCGACTACGACATCCGTTGACTCCTCGACGCTACGCTCGGCGGCGCCGCCATCATCGGCTTCTTATTTAG CGCGGAATCATCGAGTCCAAATTCCGGCCGGAATTTATTCCcctccgccaccgccacccCAATTCGACGCAGATCCGCGTCAATTCGGCGCGCGCGCCTACGATCCCTACCAAGAATCGTCGTCCTACTACAACATGAGCGCGCCGACGGCTGCGCCTCCGCCGCGCTACGCTCCCAGGCACTCGCCTACCGATTTCACTCATAATGCCGGTAACCCCGCCGCCGGCAGCGCAGGCGCGGCGGGCGTTCCGGCGCAATACGAtctaccgccgccgccgccgccgccgcaccAAGATCCCTTTACGA ACCATCACATGACTGCCGTTTCCACGGCGCCCGTTGCCCCGCCTCTCGCtcctcatcatcaccatACGGCGCCGGCTGTCGTCGCCAAACAAATGTCTCCCGTCGCGACGGGGGCG CATTATTCCGGTCCTTATCCTCCTACGCCGACGTCAGCTATGGATGGGCCCCCGGATGCTTGGCGACCTCCGTACTAC AAAAATCATCATCAAGGAAGTGGACTGGATCAAGTTCTACAGAGTATTGGAGACTTTGGGTCTGGGTATAAGCCAAGACCAGCTATGAATCCAATGTCCGTACCAGAACCAGCCATg attTCTGGTTATGAAGTATCCAGTGCTGATTTTGGCCTGGCGCCAAGTCTACCTGTTAGCATGGAAACGCAAGGAAGAAACGAGGCGAAAGCAATGCCCATGCAAAAAGTGGGAAGTGGAGAAGGAATTCGAAAGGGATCGGACGTTCCCCCAATAAGAAATCACAGCGCAAGCggaagaaaacgtcttgGAACTGGAGGAGGAGTAGACGGAACAGGAGGCAACAACGCAATCGGACCAGACGATCAACAACGCGTTAAACAGGCCAAAGaacaagagagaagaagtGCAAATAACGCCAGAGAAag GATTCGAGTAAAGGATATCAATGAAGCGTTTAAGGAATTGGGTCGCATGTGTGCCATGCATTTGGAAGCGGATAAAGCTCAGACGAAATTGAATATTCTACACCAAGCCGTAGCCGTAATAACAAATCTCGAAAATCAA ACCGTAATTTGA
- the LOC136196143 gene encoding helix-loop-helix protein hlh-2-like isoform X2: protein MATTERSSFFDYAHVPAIYGNDDESSLHRVESRSHPNSASWSAVSENVFTYPATTTSGVVYPGSPTTNIQPNKARRTSCGFSAPEVAASDPMLGSSPQCIFTDDSQSQTMIDATTTSVDSSTLRSAAPPSSASYLARNHRVQIPAGIYSPPPPPPQFDADPRQFGARAYDPYQESSSYYNMSAPTAAPPPRYAPRHSPTDFTHNAGNPAAGSAGAAGVPAQYDLPPPPPPPHQDPFTNHHMTAVSTAPVAPPLAPHHHHTAPAVVAKQMSPVATGAHYSGPYPPTPTSAMDGPPDAWRPPYYKNHHQGSGLDQVLQSIGDFGSGYKPRPAMNPMSVPEPAMISGYEVSSADFGLAPSLPVSMETQGRNEAKAMPMQKVGSGEGIRKGSDVPPIRNHSASGRKRLGTGGGVDGTGGNNAIGPDDQQRVKQAKEQERRSANNARERIRVKDINEAFKELGRMCAMHLEADKAQTKLNILHQAVAVITNLENQVRDRNLNPKAACLKRREEERSIDMNRSMSDYPNDPDNEYPNGPTGL from the exons ATGGCGACAACCGAACGCAGCTCCTTCTTCGACTACGCGCACGTTCCCGCG ATCtacggaaacgacgacgaatcgtcgttgcATCGCG tCGAGTCGCGATCGCATCCGAATTCGGCGTCGTGGTCGGCCGTTAGCGAAAATGTTTTT ACTTATCCGGCCACGACGACAAGTGGCGTCGTCTATCCGGGTTCGCCGACGACCAATATTCAACCGAATAAggctcgtcgaacgtcgtgcGGTTTTTCGGCTCCGGAGGTTGCGGCCTCCGATCCCATGCTCG GATCGTCTCCTCAGTGCATTTTTACCGACGACAGCCAATCGCAG ACAATGATCGATGCGACTACGACATCCGTTGACTCCTCGACGCTACGCTCGGCGGCGCCGCCATCATCGGCTTCTTATTTAG CGCGGAATCATCGAGTCCAAATTCCGGCCGGAATTTATTCCcctccgccaccgccacccCAATTCGACGCAGATCCGCGTCAATTCGGCGCGCGCGCCTACGATCCCTACCAAGAATCGTCGTCCTACTACAACATGAGCGCGCCGACGGCTGCGCCTCCGCCGCGCTACGCTCCCAGGCACTCGCCTACCGATTTCACTCATAATGCCGGTAACCCCGCCGCCGGCAGCGCAGGCGCGGCGGGCGTTCCGGCGCAATACGAtctaccgccgccgccgccgccgccgcaccAAGATCCCTTTACGA ACCATCACATGACTGCCGTTTCCACGGCGCCCGTTGCCCCGCCTCTCGCtcctcatcatcaccatACGGCGCCGGCTGTCGTCGCCAAACAAATGTCTCCCGTCGCGACGGGGGCG CATTATTCCGGTCCTTATCCTCCTACGCCGACGTCAGCTATGGATGGGCCCCCGGATGCTTGGCGACCTCCGTACTAC AAAAATCATCATCAAGGAAGTGGACTGGATCAAGTTCTACAGAGTATTGGAGACTTTGGGTCTGGGTATAAGCCAAGACCAGCTATGAATCCAATGTCCGTACCAGAACCAGCCATg attTCTGGTTATGAAGTATCCAGTGCTGATTTTGGCCTGGCGCCAAGTCTACCTGTTAGCATGGAAACGCAAGGAAGAAACGAGGCGAAAGCAATGCCCATGCAAAAAGTGGGAAGTGGAGAAGGAATTCGAAAGGGATCGGACGTTCCCCCAATAAGAAATCACAGCGCAAGCggaagaaaacgtcttgGAACTGGAGGAGGAGTAGACGGAACAGGAGGCAACAACGCAATCGGACCAGACGATCAACAACGCGTTAAACAGGCCAAAGaacaagagagaagaagtGCAAATAACGCCAGAGAAag GATTCGAGTAAAGGATATCAATGAAGCGTTTAAGGAATTGGGTCGCATGTGTGCCATGCATTTGGAAGCGGATAAAGCTCAGACGAAATTGAATATTCTACACCAAGCCGTAGCCGTAATAACAAATCTCGAAAATCAAGTCAGag ACCGTAATTTGAATCCGAAAGCGGCGTGTctaaaacgacgagaagaagagcgttCTATTGATATGAACAGGTCCATGTCTGACTATCCCAATGACCCGGATAATGAATACCCCAAcggcccaacgggtctctag
- the LOC136196147 gene encoding uncharacterized protein, whose translation MSSTGPSSRQGHVAVIIDQEMLLWGGRAMRESTGDLFFCSQDVIECLNLSTSEWNERRAISSIPQSDIPHPCLYARIGVVQNRDIYQFGGWYFSSDQGRPVYSNDVHKLDGLTLEWQRIHSNDQSTPSGRSRHGMCVLGKKGDEHLVMMGGFGTKIVSPIRDGSQFIPNSNDPDSGWNNEVWLFCIRKRNWIPAQCTGKKPHPRSSHSFTTIDINRAILIGGSDETKSFNDIYVFHLNSMEWIQVHLDGPHHLLPLWGHSTNVVDIPGLGPCAIVLWGVTNGKRMVSIAHFIVIDSRQCHKVTLTDKVIRTIFQSTCSLLRINDLFLIRFGGTNDFKTWKPVALLDILKFDGFKSISVTSSSRVPMSLESCPLPRQIADTRDAEQEKEQVSFLDSSLQIDRNDLTYDEEDFLGQGAYGVVYKATLRKDEKEQPVAVKVFNIFKQTRENKEYDEFKKEASILLQIKPHRFVIDLIGLCIKDERYALVTAFVSGYNLHELLSSDDETIQRMEVRISIAKQIAIGMVHLHYNRPPVIHYDLKSDNVLVEKKGDDVVCKICDFGLSKMAGVSDLTSHRPSGTTPSGTVAHIAPERYRAIPYESEDEHEKMEKARKTDIYSYGVLLWEIREKIQPYKGMPEKVIHYKAEKGEKLPEGQSASETPEYYNILVDKCTEFSPDARPTFREVVWTLEGDTSILMPPEVRDSEPAKDGACCIS comes from the exons ATGTCTTCCACGGGTCCCTCATCTCGACAGGGACACGTCGCTGTCATTATCGATCAAGAGATGCTTCTTTGGGGAGGAAGAGCGatgagagaatcgacgggagATCTGTTCTTTTGCTCTCAGGATGTGATCGAGTGTTTGAATCTTTCGACGAGTGAATGgaatgaacgacgagcaataTCGAGCATCCCCCAATCCGACATTCCTCATCCATGTCTCTACGCACGAATTGGTGTCGTCCAAAATCGggacatttatcaatttggtggTTGGTACTTCTCGTCTGATCAGGGCCGTCCTGTCTATTCGAACGATGTTCACAAATTGGATGGATTGACGTTGGAATGGCAACGAATCCATTCCAATGACCAATCAACGCCCAGCGGGAGATCGAGACATGGAATGTGCGTGttagggaagaaaggagacgaacatctCGTCATGATGGGCGGATTCGGAACAAAGATTGTTTCACCAATACGAGATGGATCTCAATTCATTCCTAATTCAAATGATCCTGACTCTGGATGGAACAATGAAGTTTGGTTGTTTTGCATCCGAAAGA ggaattggattccagctcaatgcacaggaaaaaaaccacATCCTCGATCCTCACATTCATTCACTACCATTGATATTAATCGAGCAATTCTCATTGGCGGTTCTGATGAAACAAAGTCTTTCAATGATATTTATGTTTTTCATTTGAACTCAATG GAGTGGATCCAAGTTCATTTGGATGGACCACATCATCTTCTTCCCTTATGGGGTCATTCAACTAATGTTGTTGATATTCCCGGATTAGGACCATGTGCTATCGTCTTATGGGGAGTGACCAATGGCAAGAGAATGGTCTCAATTGCTCATTTCATTGTCATTGATTCTCGACAATGTCATAAA GTTACTTTGACTGATAAAGTTATACGAACTATATTTCAGTCGACGTGTTCTCTATTGAGAATAAATGATCTATTTCTAATACGATTTGGAGGAACAAATGATTTCAAAACATGGAAACCAGTGGCCCTGTTAGacattttaaaatttg ATGGCTTCAAAAGTATTTCCGTAACGTCATCATCACGTGTCCCAATG aGCTTGGAGTCATGTCCGCTTCCGCGTCAAATAGCCGATACCCGTGACGCAGAGCAAGAAAAGGAACAA GTATCCTTTTTGGATTCGTCTCTTCAAATTGATCGAAACGATCTTAcgtacgacgaagaggatttCCTTGGCCAAGGTGCTTACGGAGTGGTCTACAAAGCGACACTGAGAAAGGATGAGAAAGAGCAACCAGTCGCTGTCAAAGTTTTCAACATTTTCAAACaaacaagagaaaataa AGAGTACGACGAATTCAAGAAGGAAGCATCCATTCTTCTCCAAATCAAACCTCATCGTTTCGTCATTGATCTAATTGGTCTCTGCATCAAGGACGAACGCTACGCCCTAGTAACGGCGTTTGTGAGCGGATACAACTTGCACGAGCTCCTCTCTTCGGACGATGAAACGATTCAAAGGATGGAGGTGAGAATATCGATTGCCAAGCAAATTGCAATCGGTATGGTCCATCTCCACTACAATCGTCCGCCTGTTATCCACTACGACTTAAAATCTGATAACGTTTTAGTTGAAAAGAAAGGGGATGATGTCGTGTGCAAG atttgcgATTTTGGTTTGTCTAAAATGGCTGGTGTCAGCGATCTGACGAGCCATCGACCGTCTGGAACCACTCCCTCAGGCACCGTTGCGCACATTGCACCTGAGCGATATCGTGCTATTCCATACGAATCTGAAGATGAGCACGAAAAGATggaaaaggcaagaaaaacCGACATTTACAGTTACGGAGTCTTATTGTGGGAAATTCGCGAGAAAATTCAGCCGTACAAAG GCATGCCAGAGAAGGTAATTCATTACAAAGCTGAGAAAGGTGAGAAACTTCCAGAAGGACAGTCAGCATCAGAGACACCGGAATACTATAACATTCTTGTGGATAAGTGCACAGAATTCAGTCCAGATGCGAGACCAACGTTCCGAGAAGTGGTTTGGACATTGGAAGGCGATACCAGCATTCTAATGCCTCCTGAGGTTAGAGATTCAGAGCCTGCAAAGGACGGAGCTTGTTGTATTTCTTAA
- the LOC136196148 gene encoding transcription factor 12-like isoform X1, producing the protein MRTRRSSSRFEQESRNPLQASANAISRPHVIPSFVIATPFLSEHTGLDQVLQSIGDFGSGYKPRPPMNSMPVPEPAMISGYDVSSADFGLAPSLPVSMETQGRNEAKAMPMQKVGSGEGIRKGSDVPPIRNHSASGRKRLGTGGGVDGTGGNNAIGPDDQQRVKQAKEQERRSANNARERIRVKDINEAFKELGRMCAMHLEADKAQTKLNILHQAVAVITNLENQVRDRNLNPKAACLKRREEESSIDMNRSMSDYPNDPDNEYPNGPTGL; encoded by the exons atgCGAACACGTCGAAGCTCTTCTCGATTCGAGCAAGAAAGCCGAAATCCGCTTCAAGCCAGCGCGAACGCTATTTCGAGACCTCACGTGATTCCATCTTTCGTCATCGCGACCCCATTTCTTTCAGAGCACACGGGACTGGATCAAGTTCTACAGAGTATTGGAGATTTTGGGTCTGGGTATAAGCCAAGACCACCCATGAATTCAATGCCTGTACCAGAACCAGCCATg atCTCTGGTTATGACGTATCCAGTGCTGATTTTGGCCTGGCGCCAAGTCTACCTGTTAGCATGGAAACGCAAGGAAGAAACGAGGCGAAAGCAATGCCCATGCAAAAAGTGGGAAGTGGAGAAGGAATTCGAAAGGGATCGGACGTTCCCCCAATAAGAAATCACAGCGCAAGtggaagaaaacgtcttggaacaggaggaggagtagACGGAACAGGAGGCAACAACGCAATCGGACCAGATGATCAACAACGCGTTAAACAGGCCAAAGAACAAGAGAGACGAAGTGCAAATAACGCCAGAGAAAG GATTCGAGTAAAGGATATCAATGAAGCGTTTAAGGAATTGGGTCGCATGTGTGCCATGCATTTGGAAGCGGATAAAGCTCAGACGAAATTGAATATTCTACACCAAGCCGTAGCCGTAATAACAAATCTCGAAAATCAAGTCAGag ACCGTAATTTGAATCCGAAGGCGGCGTGTctaaaacgacgagaagaagagagttCTATTGATATGAACAGGTCCATGTCTGACTATCCCAATGACCCGGATAATGAATACCCCAAcggcccaacgggtctctag
- the LOC136196148 gene encoding transcription factor 12-like isoform X2, with amino-acid sequence MRTRRSSSRFEQESRNPLQASANAISRPHVIPSFVIATPFLSEHTGLDQVLQSIGDFGSGYKPRPPMNSMPVPEPAMISGYDVSSADFGLAPSLPVSMETQGRNEAKAMPMQKVGSGEGIRKGSDVPPIRNHSASGRKRLGTGGGVDGTGGNNAIGPDDQQRVKQAKEQERRSANNARERIRVKDINEAFKELGRMCAMHLEADKAQTKLNILHQAVAVITNLENQTVI; translated from the exons atgCGAACACGTCGAAGCTCTTCTCGATTCGAGCAAGAAAGCCGAAATCCGCTTCAAGCCAGCGCGAACGCTATTTCGAGACCTCACGTGATTCCATCTTTCGTCATCGCGACCCCATTTCTTTCAGAGCACACGGGACTGGATCAAGTTCTACAGAGTATTGGAGATTTTGGGTCTGGGTATAAGCCAAGACCACCCATGAATTCAATGCCTGTACCAGAACCAGCCATg atCTCTGGTTATGACGTATCCAGTGCTGATTTTGGCCTGGCGCCAAGTCTACCTGTTAGCATGGAAACGCAAGGAAGAAACGAGGCGAAAGCAATGCCCATGCAAAAAGTGGGAAGTGGAGAAGGAATTCGAAAGGGATCGGACGTTCCCCCAATAAGAAATCACAGCGCAAGtggaagaaaacgtcttggaacaggaggaggagtagACGGAACAGGAGGCAACAACGCAATCGGACCAGATGATCAACAACGCGTTAAACAGGCCAAAGAACAAGAGAGACGAAGTGCAAATAACGCCAGAGAAAG GATTCGAGTAAAGGATATCAATGAAGCGTTTAAGGAATTGGGTCGCATGTGTGCCATGCATTTGGAAGCGGATAAAGCTCAGACGAAATTGAATATTCTACACCAAGCCGTAGCCGTAATAACAAATCTCGAAAATCAA ACCGTAATTTGA
- the LOC136196148 gene encoding transcription factor XE1.1-like isoform X3 — MNSMPVPEPAMISGYDVSSADFGLAPSLPVSMETQGRNEAKAMPMQKVGSGEGIRKGSDVPPIRNHSASGRKRLGTGGGVDGTGGNNAIGPDDQQRVKQAKEQERRSANNARERIRVKDINEAFKELGRMCAMHLEADKAQTKLNILHQAVAVITNLENQVRDRNLNPKAACLKRREEESSIDMNRSMSDYPNDPDNEYPNGPTGL; from the exons ATGAATTCAATGCCTGTACCAGAACCAGCCATg atCTCTGGTTATGACGTATCCAGTGCTGATTTTGGCCTGGCGCCAAGTCTACCTGTTAGCATGGAAACGCAAGGAAGAAACGAGGCGAAAGCAATGCCCATGCAAAAAGTGGGAAGTGGAGAAGGAATTCGAAAGGGATCGGACGTTCCCCCAATAAGAAATCACAGCGCAAGtggaagaaaacgtcttggaacaggaggaggagtagACGGAACAGGAGGCAACAACGCAATCGGACCAGATGATCAACAACGCGTTAAACAGGCCAAAGAACAAGAGAGACGAAGTGCAAATAACGCCAGAGAAAG GATTCGAGTAAAGGATATCAATGAAGCGTTTAAGGAATTGGGTCGCATGTGTGCCATGCATTTGGAAGCGGATAAAGCTCAGACGAAATTGAATATTCTACACCAAGCCGTAGCCGTAATAACAAATCTCGAAAATCAAGTCAGag ACCGTAATTTGAATCCGAAGGCGGCGTGTctaaaacgacgagaagaagagagttCTATTGATATGAACAGGTCCATGTCTGACTATCCCAATGACCCGGATAATGAATACCCCAAcggcccaacgggtctctag